The genomic segment ATTATCGGATATTTTATATGAAACGTTTctcttttatttaattacacgATTATTTCCCATCTTCAATATTTGATTTACACATCGCGATCGTCactaaaataatttcaaaattagtGAGAggaatgaaaaaaaattagagcACCAAACATATAAACTAAATATTAATTCATCTAGCAACTCTACCTCCACAAAGTCAACTTACACCCATTCTTCGAAGAAACTTCGGCAAAAGAAATTAGAATCTTTCAACAGAacaaatattagaaaaaaaCTGGCTATCTATGTGTGAAGATTTGGTACAACAAAAGATTTGATTGATTCCGATGATACCATTAATGATCTTGAAACCAAATATTAGTCGCACAAACCATATATTTAATGCCGATTGATTATTGCAATAACTCAATCAAAGTAAGGTACACGATTGTTGGAAATGCTGTTGTAGCTCGCAGTGTTAGTAGGAGAGGTGTACATAGACGGAGCAGAAGAAGACGAGGAAACGACGACTGACGGAGGTGGAGGTGGGGTTGGAGCTGGTGGAGAAAGGGTTGGAGTTGGTGGAGCTTGTGGCAGCTCAGCCACGGAAACAGCCAACACGGCGGCATGATCGTTGGATGCATTAATGATGTTATTTGCAGCTTCTCTATATCTGTATGTTATTATCTCAGCCCTGATGGCATTAAGTTGAGCTTGTAAATTTTGGACCTGCTGTTGTAATGCTGAAATCGCACCCATGCATCCATAAACCGGATCTCTAAGCCTCACATTAGCTTCATAAACTAAGCAGTTCGCAGCATCGGCTCTTTGCGACTCTGGCACCTCCTAATCATGAATCAAACGAgaagaattaaaattt from the Primulina tabacum isolate GXHZ01 chromosome 8, ASM2559414v2, whole genome shotgun sequence genome contains:
- the LOC142553386 gene encoding LOB domain-containing protein 15-like; translated protein: MSRERVEGFDETGKKLKTESNSSSVMGKRQMMLNTTTPCAACKLLRRRCAEECPFSPYFSPHEPQKFAAVHKVFGASNVSKMLMEVPESQRADAANCLVYEANVRLRDPVYGCMGAISALQQQVQNLQAQLNAIRAEIITYRYREAANNIINASNDHAAVLAVSVAELPQAPPTPTLSPPAPTPPPPPSVVVSSSSSAPSMYTSPTNTASYNSISNNRVPYFD